A single genomic interval of Pyrus communis chromosome 7, drPyrComm1.1, whole genome shotgun sequence harbors:
- the LOC137741016 gene encoding squamosa promoter-binding-like protein 13A — MEYWDFEDSDLAALVGSSISQPQMENRPAESLGLEEDPMKLSSSGKLSGSNNGGDKLKFLCLVDGCRADLSRCREYHRRHRVCDLHSKAPVVVVRGEQKRFCQQCSRFHSLVDFDKVKRSCRKRLNGHNQRRRKPKPESFSFSSHFFFSTYKGPRIVQFGSPRVCATTNVRCIWPVKDKKGAESMRSNYHHQWLYAADERSPPNSFNGGGDKQFLFLQANDPKAAAGNRAAPQAFVCQQQKFPTTIAAASPKSTKGCALYLLSSHPTQNPVSGLNHLAQPTVTTAHPRSHNVEDRPVNPEMMFPMCPDGFWDN; from the exons ATGGAGTACTGGGACTTCGAGGACAGCGACCTTGCTGCTCTGGTGGGGTCCAGTATCTCACAACCCCAGATGGAGAATCGACCAGCTGAATCACTGGGATTGGAGGAGGACCCAATGAAGCTCTCATCGTCCGGAAAGCTTAGTGGTAGTAACAATGGAGGTGATAAACTGAAATTTCTATGCCTGGTCGACGGTTGCAGGGCGGACCTCAGCCGTTGTCGGGAATATCATCGGCGGCACAGAGTCTGCGACCTCCACTCCAAGGCCCCTGTTGTCGTCGTCAGGGGCGAACAGAAGCGATTCTGCCAGCAGTGCAGCAG ATTCCATTCTCTGGTGGACTTTGACAAGGTGAAGAGAAGCTGCAGAAAACGTCTCAATGGACACAACCAGCGCCGGCGGAAACCTAAACCGGAATCCTTCTCCTTCAGTTCCCACTTCTTCTTCTCCACATACAAAG GTCCCAGGATCGTGCAATTTGGTAGTCCACGAGTATGTGCAACAACTAATGTGAGATGTATCTGGCCTGTTAAGGACAAAAAAGGAGCAGAATCCATGCGTTCTAACTACCACCACCAGTGGTTGTACGCAGCTGACGAACGAAGTCCTCCCAATTCCTTCAACGGCGGAGGAGATAAACAATTTCTTTTCTTGCAAGCAAATGATCCTAAAGCCGCTGCAGGCAACCGAGCAGCCCCTCAAGCTTTCGTGTGCCAGCAGCAGAAGTTTCCAACAACCATTGCTGCTGCCTCACCAAAAAGCACTAAGGGTTGTGCCCTCTATCTTCTGTCATCTCATCCAACACAAAATCCAGTTAGTGGGCTAAACCACTTGGCTCAACCCACTGTCACCACAGCTCATCCACGCTCACATAATGTGGAGGACAGGCCTGTAAATCCAGAAATGATGTTTCCAATGTGCCCTGATGGCTTTTGGGACAACTGA
- the LOC137741136 gene encoding probable WRKY transcription factor 75, which yields METYQMFFPCSSSANYPNPNSTNTDHHHMGSSNVYTNNFDGRVDQTSDGLLRLRSKSKTENHVGSSSGEVLVHKDGHPHQQYYQQYYPSANASMNNIVVGADQSRVDPHRANNNYSEKKNQGEKKMKKPKYAFQTRSQVDVLDDGYRWRKYGQKAVKANKFPRSYYRCTYQGCNVKKQVQRLNKDEGIVVTTYEGTHTHPIDKPSDNFEHILSQMQIYTPY from the exons ATGGAGACGTATCAAATGTTCTTTCCTTGCTCCTCATCAGCTAATTATCCAAACCCTAATTCCACAAATACAGATCATCATCATATGGGAAGCTCTAACGTTTACACGAATAACTTTGATGGGCGTGTTGATCAAACTTCAGATGGGTTGTTGCGCTTGAGATCGAAGTCGAAAACGGAAAACCACGTTGGATCATCGTCAGGTGAAGTATTAGTTCATAAAGATGGTCATCCGCACCAACAATATTATCAGCAGTATTATCCGAGTGCAAATGCAAGCATGAATAATATTGTTGTTGGAGCTGATCAGAGCAGGGTCGATCCTCATCGGGCCAATAATAATTATTCAGAGAAAAAGAATCAGggggagaagaagatgaagaagccAAAATATGCTTTTCAAACAAGAAGTCAGGTCGATGTACTTGACGATGGCTATCGGTGGAGAAAATACGGTCAAAAAGCTGTGAAAGCCAACAAGTTTCCCAG AAGCTACTACCGATGCACGTATCAAGGGTGCAACGTTAAAAAACAAGTCCAACGCCTAAACAAGGACGAAGGCATTGTGGTGACCACTTACGAAGGAACGCACACCCATCCCATCGACAAGCCTTCTGATAATTTTGAACATATCTTGAGTCAGATGCAAATTTACACCCCCTACTGA
- the LOC137739202 gene encoding uncharacterized protein produces the protein MESNRKRGGFMKGKLMPFCRAAKPNSKTSTQYSSIAIATSKVKPSQATTSPAYSVGYTVHGQDYVIAAAQPKQKVSFIVPAGAADHHTKNSLIKQQYFDHYGGAGDEGVDTKAASYISSVQERFKLERINS, from the coding sequence ATGGAGTCGAATCGCAAACGCGGAGGTTTCATGAAGGGGAAGTTGATGCCGTTCTGCCGAGCTGCAAAACCTAATTCGAAAACAAGTACGCAATATAGTAGCATCGCCATAGCAACAAGCAAGGTGAAGCCGAGCCAGGCTACTACTTCACCAGCTTACTCAGTTGGGTATACAGTCCACGGCCAGGATTACGTGATTGCAGCAGCTCAGCCAAAGCAGAAGGTTTCGTTTATAGTTCCGGCAGGCGCTGCAGATCATCATACCAAAAACAGCCTCATCAAGCAGCAGTACTTTGATCATTATGGCGGTGCTGGTGACGAGGGTGTCGATACGAAGGCTGCCAGCTACATTTCCTCGGTTCAAGAACGTTTCAAGCTCGAACGGATCAACTCTTGA